One Hoplias malabaricus isolate fHopMal1 chromosome 12, fHopMal1.hap1, whole genome shotgun sequence genomic window, GCAGTCTTCATCACTCACTCCCCTGGTCTTTTCTCTCCTTCTGCCCCTCCGCTCCCTGTCTGTACATTCCACTGGAAGAGCTTAATATTTCAATCTCTCAATCTCTGTTGGGTGACTGCTGATCTGCAGCCCACACAACTCTAGAGGGGAGAGACCTGCATCAGCACAGGGGAGAACTAACGCCCGATAATCTGTCTCTGTTCTGGGGTTTGCTGTGTAGCGGGATGGTCATTATAAGGGGAGTAAATCAGttttagaatcagaatcagcTCAATGAAAGGATGGACCAGAGTGTATTTCTCATTTTGTGAGCGTTTGCAGAAAAGAAAATGCGTCTCTGTCTGACCTCATTGCTTCAGAATCAAAGCCGTTTTTAttggttcattttttttttcatgaaattcAAACAAAGTGTAAAAGCAGCTGctagttttttgttgtttttgttttaatgataGAACAGAAAAATTAAGAGAAAAGGTGTCACTTTTGTGGTAATTTcacatcatttgaaaatggaGTTCGATTTCTTTTCTGACAAAATACTATCACTATCTTCTTAACTTACGCCTGTAAACTTTGGATACTCCAGGGGAAATGTATGATGTTGTTACTGTAAGTGTTGGAGAGTTTGACCGAGTCACATGTGTAAGCTTGTgtctgaagtgtgtttgtgcatttgCTGAATGCTGCTCTGAGGGTTAATGACCACTGCGACATTTTATTCCCTGTCTGCGCTCAGTGGGAGGGTTCTGAATCTATGAACGTCTGAGGTACTagatatcgtcgctgtccaatcaaaaacatgtaggtccaaaatagcaactttacagaaaaCTCCTTTAAGTTCAATGGAAGTCaaggtaaaaagattttattcaaattaaCTCTGGATCATTTCTGTTGGTTCATTCGTCATGAAATTcgtacacagtgtgaaggacagccaTTGTGtacaaatgatgtagtaaaataaaactggacaaaaacggagatacatgtttttgattggacagccaGAGCACCAGAGCAAGGTCCCAGGAGCTTTGTGTCACTGTAAACTGATGTCACAGATAGACTTTAACTCCAAGAATGTGAAGTATCACAGTGTAGTTGTTGAGAATTGCTCCCTCTTGTGTCCAAAGTATGAATATTATAAGCACTTAATGCCAGTGCAGCACACTTTTAAACACCTTTACTTTGCATAAACTTCAAATGTTTATTCTAAGGTTGGACTTAAAAAGCCTGAGCCaaacaaattgtttttttttcctccctctctctctctctctctttctctctctcctctctctctttctctctctctcctctcctctctctctctctctctcgctcctctctctctctctctcgctcctctctctctctctctctctctctctctctctctctctttctctctctctctctctgtgtgtgtgtgtgtgtgtgtgtgtgtacactttcCAGGTGACTGGTTGGCTGCTGtaccatctctctctcgctgggGATTTCCTGTCACGTGACCATactcctgtttctcctccaatcCCAGCATGGAAACCAGCAAAGTTCAGTCAGAGGGTGGGCTCAACGTCACCCTCACCATTCGCCTCCTCATGCATGGCAAAGTAAGACAGGtctggggtgggggtgggggtgaggggGGTGCAAGCAGAGGTACAGAGGGTTAGGAACAAAAGGTTGTGAGGGAGTGTAACAAAGTAGTAGTGTTCATCTTCAGTTTGTAGGACATCTCTCGTTCATTTAACTCCCAGGGAACAGTGTAAAATACTACAATGTTTGCATGAGTctttaattaaaacacttgaatggAAATACGATAAAATATGGCGTAAACACGGTATAGTGGATCACAAGTACAGCCTGCACTGATGAAGTACAAGTCAACTGTACACACTGCTGTTATACTCTATGTTTATTTCCCATTACTTTTGTCTCTACAGGAAGTTGGAAGCATCATTGGAAAGGTATGGTAAACACGTTTGCCTTAAAATAATATTGTATAATGGGTTTCCAACCTGCGGAACCTTCTTTGCACTGCACAGTCCCAGTGTATGACAATGATTTCACATTTGAACAATGCTTTTTTGTCCTTTCAGAAAGGGGAAACTGTGAAGAAGATGCGTGAGGAGGTGAGAAAAGTGTCTCTCTTTATACTTTAGCAGTAACTGAGCCGAGGTCAGGACACATGAGTTTCCTACGATACGCAGTGTATTAAGAGATTTGTGTGGTGTACAGAGCGCTGCTCGCATTAACATCTCAGAGGGGAACTGTCCGGAAAGGATCGTCACCATCACAGGGCCCACAGACGCCATCTTCAAGGCTTTTGCCATGATCGCCTACAAATTTGAAGAGGTATAATTCATCACTGTCTCAACATAATCACTAAACCTTTTGGTGCAACGTAAAGCAAAGCATGTTTATCGTGAATCATCTGATTTCACTCAGTTGCAACAGTTAGAACAGCAATCAGTAATCACTGCAGCTGCCAGGGCGAAACGAGCTTCCAACGTCAAACAGGAATGCAGCACAAAAAGGCTGTCGTTTGTTTAGAGCCGGTGATGCTGGTGGTAATATCTCTGCTGCTTCTGAACTCAGCTTTGGTTTTTatgcctttctttctctttgggATGATTCTTCAGGATATAATTAACTCCATGAGCAACAGCCCAGCCACCAGCAAGCCCCCAGTCACCCTGCGGCTGGTGGTCCCAGCCAGCCAATGTGGCTCTCTCATTGGGAAGGGAGGCTCCAAGATCAAAGAGATGAGAGAGGTACAGTGCTCTTCCCAAAGCTTTCTGTACTAAAGTGTAAATTATAAAACATGATATAAAGCATAGCCATTTTGACCTATAAACAGATTAAACTTTAACTAACAATTTCCAATTTTTGTGTGAGAAATAGTTAATCTGTACGAACAAGCATTTCAAAGTGTACACACCGAGAAAAGACCCATGAATACGTTTGTGTGGCATGTGACTACTGTAACAgcctgtgtgtttgtctctctctagtCCACAGGAGCTCAGGTGCAGGTTGCTGGAGACATGCTGCCTAACTCCACAGAGCGCGCCGTGACAATCTCTGGCACCCCTGAAGCCATCATCCAGTGTGTCAAACAGATATGTGTGGTCATGCTGGAGGTACAGTGAGGCGGCCAGTGTGGTCAGGCCAAGCCT contains:
- the pcbp3 gene encoding poly(rC)-binding protein 3 isoform X2 yields the protein METSKVQSEGGLNVTLTIRLLMHGKEVGSIIGKKGETVKKMREESAARINISEGNCPERIVTITGPTDAIFKAFAMIAYKFEEDIINSMSNSPATSKPPVTLRLVVPASQCGSLIGKGGSKIKEMRESTGAQVQVAGDMLPNSTERAVTISGTPEAIIQCVKQICVVMLESPPKGATIPYRPKPASTPVIFSGGQAYTIQGQYAIPHPDLTKLHQLAMQQTPFTPLGQTTPAFPGLDASPPASTHELTIPNDLIGCIIGRQGTKINEIRQMSGAQIKIANAMEGSSERQITITGTPANISLAQYLINARFRDVAAMWNDPSSMTTS
- the pcbp3 gene encoding poly(rC)-binding protein 3 isoform X1, which translates into the protein METSKVQSEGGLNVTLTIRLLMHGKEVGSIIGKKGETVKKMREESAARINISEGNCPERIVTITGPTDAIFKAFAMIAYKFEEDIINSMSNSPATSKPPVTLRLVVPASQCGSLIGKGGSKIKEMRESTGAQVQVAGDMLPNSTERAVTISGTPEAIIQCVKQICVVMLESPPKGATIPYRPKPASTPVIFSGGQAYTIQGQYAIPHPDQLTKLHQLAMQQTPFTPLGQTTPAFPGLDASPPASTHELTIPNDLIGCIIGRQGTKINEIRQMSGAQIKIANAMEGSSERQITITGTPANISLAQYLINARFRDVAAMWNDPSSMTTS
- the pcbp3 gene encoding poly(rC)-binding protein 3 isoform X3, with the translated sequence METSKVQSEGGLNVTLTIRLLMHGKEVGSIIGKKGETVKKMREESAARINISEGNCPERIVTITGPTDAIFKAFAMIAYKFEEDIINSMSNSPATSKPPVTLRLVVPASQCGSLIGKGGSKIKEMRESTGAQVQVAGDMLPNSTERAVTISGTPEAIIQCVKQICVVMLESPPKGATIPYRPKPASTPVIFSGGQAYTIQGQYAIPHPDQLTKLHQLAMQQTPFTPLGQTTPAFPGLDASPPASTHELTIPNDLIGCIIGRQGTKINEIRQMSGAQIKIANAMEGSSERQITITGTPANISLAQYLINARLTSEVTGMGTL
- the pcbp3 gene encoding poly(rC)-binding protein 3 isoform X4, translated to METSKVQSEGGLNVTLTIRLLMHGKEVGSIIGKKGETVKKMREESAARINISEGNCPERIVTITGPTDAIFKAFAMIAYKFEEDIINSMSNSPATSKPPVTLRLVVPASQCGSLIGKGGSKIKEMRESTGAQVQVAGDMLPNSTERAVTISGTPEAIIQCVKQICVVMLESPPKGATIPYRPKPASTPVIFSGGQAYTIQGQYAIPHPDLTKLHQLAMQQTPFTPLGQTTPAFPGLDASPPASTHELTIPNDLIGCIIGRQGTKINEIRQMSGAQIKIANAMEGSSERQITITGTPANISLAQYLINARLTSEVTGMGTL